A stretch of the Lineus longissimus chromosome 10, tnLinLong1.2, whole genome shotgun sequence genome encodes the following:
- the LOC135494946 gene encoding glutathione reductase, mitochondrial-like codes for MFKQLFRRLSKMPPVAKKFDYLVIGGGSGGIASARRSTEFGVSVGIIEHGRLGGTCVNVGCVPKKVMFNTAMHAEFIHDHKDYGFDVDVKKFDWSVIKKTRDAYIKRLNGIYDNMLTNSKVEKITGHATFTADKTVEVDGNKYTADHILIATGGRPSIPKIPGSEYGISSDGFFDLEELPKKTVVVGAGYIAVEMAGILNALGSEVHLCIRYDNALRTFDSMISSAVTDEMEKAGMKIERRTQLESITKKDDGSLFIKTNNGSFDDVNCLLFAVGRAPNVEIGLENTGVKLDSRGNIQVDEFQSTSAPNIYALGDVCGKALLTPVAIAAGRRLSHRLFDGKTDLKLDYSNIPTVVFSHPPIGTIGLTEEEAKKKHGEDNVKIYKSTFTPMYHSVTTRKVMCHMKMICLLPTEKVIGIHMMGPGVDEMLQGFSVAIKMGATKADFDNTVAIHPTSSEELVTLR; via the exons ATGTTCAAGCAACTCTTTCGTCGGTTGTCCAAAATGCCTCCAGTCGCAAAGAAATTCGATTATTTAGTGATTGGGGGAGGGTCAGGGGGCATAGCAAGTGCTAGAAGGTCCACAGAATTCGGGGTCAGTGTTGGTATCATTGAACACGGACGGCTAGGGGGAACATGC GTAAATGTCGGCTGTGTCCCAAAGAAAGTGATGTTCAACACGGCAATGCATGCAGAGTTTATCCATGATCACAAGGACTACGGCTTTGATGTGGACGTCAAGAAGTTTGACTGGTC AGTAATCAAGAAAACCAGGGATGCATACATAAAACGTCTCAACGGTATCTACGACAACATGCTCACTAAC aGTAAAGTGGAGAAAATTACTGGCCATGCGACATTTACCGCAGATAAAACCGTTGAAGTCGATGGCAACAAATACACTGCTGATCACATTCTGATAGCGACCGGTGGACGCCCAAGCATTCCGAAAATCCCAG GTTCAGAATACGGTATTTCAAGTGATGGGTTCTTTGATTTGGAAGAGTTACCTAA AAAAACTGTTGTGGTCGGCGCGGGGTACATCGCGGTAgaaatggcgggaatactcaaCGCTCTTGGCTCCGAGGTCCATCTCTGCATCAGGTACGACAACGCTCTCAGGACGTTTGACTCGATGATTTCGAGCGCCGTGACTGACGAAATGGAGAAAGCCGGCATGAAGATCGAGCGCCGCACTCAGTTGGAATCCATTACTAAGAAGGACGACGGGAGTTTGTTTATAAAGACGAATAATGGGAGTTTTGATGATGTGAATTGTTTGCTGTTTGCGGTTGGACGAGCTCCCAATGTGGAAATTGGGTTGGAAAACACG GGTGTCAAACTGGATAGTCGAGGGAATATCCAGGTTGATGAGTTCCAGAGCACTAGTGCGCCAAATATCTATGCACTCGGTGACGTGTGTGGCAAGGCCTTGTTGACTCCTG TTGCCATAGCAGCAGGTAGACGTCTCAGCCACCGCCTTTTTGATGGGAAAACCGATCTCAAGCTCGACTACTCGAATATTCCCACGGTTGTCTTCAGCCATCCTCCAATCGGTACGATAGGACTCACCGAGG AGGAAGCCAAAAAGAAACACGGTGAAGACAATGTCAAGATTTACAAGTCTACATTTACGCCGATGTATCATTCTGTCACGACCAGGAAGGTCATGTGTCACATGAAGATGATTTGTCTCCTACCCACGGAGAAG GTGATTGGTATCCACATGATGGGTCCAGGTGTTGACGAGATGCTGCAGGGATTTTCTGTTGCCATCAAAATGGGGGCGACCAAGGCAGACTTCGACAACACTGTTGCCATACATCCTACCTCATCTGAGGAGCTGGTCACTCTGAGATAG